A single Venturia canescens isolate UGA chromosome 1, ASM1945775v1, whole genome shotgun sequence DNA region contains:
- the LOC122417181 gene encoding uncharacterized protein encodes MEYKYRLVMFISDKKEKEIDIVPTSWLENDEATDTLLCKFMPQPYTKKTISILHKMLKNCEKPLDEWPSFPVDLRGRASTYEEAEEKALLLEQKPYAYSTDSEKNAKKKAIQDKKSFKFKSLPLKDSLVLEKLSDISFDLNDNLMPIEVLEKEKSKNVTQATKTEIPRKKPSRQKLSDPVESSEKESSDNTSLESLNNSSIASPIKQNSQKSSGKFVAIKKKDILSASTSKHSEGLNSFQTDIHPQKCSTAFGNAKKNLPSTSTNQCFEDRLFKFFGEKLNSLNYKIGQIQGQILDLSAALNSIQNSIQTIKPTNDDIIDWNKNFTEEVLDFSLPCRNHDEFNKLNEEIATSEQFRKKLIRQILLSINKKTGLRRNMGQIIRKYMSRDLALSFTTSKAVTGKHVFSESKLYLCLKDAVSSVFKEEDGANLTEPTFKESVRIVFNNAKDWDGQGNIRKKNAQKT; translated from the exons ATGGAATATAAATATAGGTTAGTGATGTTCATaagtgataaaaaagaaaaggaaatcgATATTGTTCCTACGTCGTGGCTCGAAAATGATGAAGCTACAGACACATTGTTGTGCAAATTTATGCCGCAACcgtatacgaaaaaaacaatatccaTTCTAcacaaaatgttaaaaaactgTGAAAAACCACTAGACGAGTGGCCCAGTTTTCCGGTGGATCTCCGAGGAAGAGCTT CTACTTATgaagaagcagaagaaaaagCACTTTTACTGGAACAGAAACCGTATGCTTACTCAACAGATAGTGAGAAaaatgcgaagaaaaaagcaattcaggataaaaaaagttttaaattcaaatctcTTCCATTGAAAGATAGTTTGGTTTTGGAAAAACTGAGTGACATAAGCTTCGACCTCAATGATAATTTGATGCCCATCGAAG TattggagaaagaaaaaagtaaaaatgtaaCTCAAGCAACGAAAACTGAAATTCCAAGGAAAAAACCATCTCGACAAAAGCTTTCCGATCCTGTGGAAAGTTCTGAGAAAGAATCTAGCGACAATACTTCATTAGAGAGTTTGAACAATTCTTCTATCGCATCACCAATAAagcaaaattctcaaaaaagtTCAGGAAAATTTGTcgctattaaaaaaaaagatatacTCTCTGCGAGCACCAGCAAGCATTCCGAGGGCTTGAATTCCTTTCAAACTGATATACATCCTCAAAAATGTTCAACAGCCTTTGGGAATGCCAAGAAAAATTTACCTTCGACTAGTACTAATCAGTGTTTCGAAG ATCGGCTGTTCAAATTCTTTGGGGAAAAGCTGAATTCATTGAATTATAAGATTGGCCAAATCCAAGGACAAATACTTGACCTGTCAGCGGCTTTAAATTCCATTCAAAACTCTATCCAGACAATCAAACCAACAAATGATGATATTATTGATTGGAATAAAAACTTCACTGAAGAGGTTCTTGATTTCTCACTTCCATGTCGAAATCATGATGAATTCAATAAACTCAATGAAGAGATAGCAACGAGTGAGCagtttcggaaaaaattg ATACGTCAAATACTATTGTCTATTAATAAGAAAACTGGCCTGCGGAGAAACATGGGtcaaataattcgaaaatacATGTCACGCGATTTAGCTCTTTCGTTCACAACATCGAAAGCAGTAACTGGCAAACATGTGTTCAGCGAATCCAAACTATACTTGTGTCTTAAAG atGCAGTTTCATCAGTTTTCAAAGAGGAAGATGGTGCGAATTTAACAGAACCAACATTTAAAGAATCTGTTCGAATCGTTTTTAACAACGCTAAGGATTGGGACGGCCAaggaaatattcgaaaaaaaaatgcgcaaAAAACTTGA